The genomic window CGATCTTACGATTAATTCTTTGTTCATAATGTTAATTTATATTCCGACAGTAAACGTCGGAATGGATTTTACTAAATTATTTGACACAGGATTCCGATAAATTATCGGATAATCCAAACAAATTAAGATGTACTCTATTACATACATCTAATTTTATATCAAAGAACGCTTGTTAAAACTGAAAAAAGTAGTCTAAAAACTACTTTTTTCCAGCTTATTTCTTTTTGTGACGATTAGCGCGTCTACGTTTTTTACGCTTATGCGTCGCTACCTTGTGTCTTTTTCTTTTTTTACCACTTGGCATAATGAATAATGCTTTTTAAATTAATATTTTTTTTTAATGTCTTTAGTTAACTTCAACATTAGATTTTACACCTTCTAAAAATACTTTAGCTGGTTTAAAAGCTGGTATGTTGTGAGCAGGAATCTTAATCGTAGTATTTTTTGAAATGTTACGACCTGTTTTCTCAGCTCTTGTTTTGATTATGAAACTTCCGAAACCTCTTAAATATACATTATCACC from Winogradskyella sp. MH6 includes these protein-coding regions:
- a CDS encoding HU family DNA-binding protein, producing the protein MTKADLVAKISDKLGMEKGDVQATVETFMEEVKSSLESGDNVYLRGFGSFIIKTRAEKTGRNISKNTTIKIPAHNIPAFKPAKVFLEGVKSNVEVN